Genomic DNA from Candidatus Poribacteria bacterium:
TGTCCTGCTGAAGTTGTGTTGGCTCATTAATTATACCTGTTTGTGAGGGTGTGTCGATCCAAAAGGTGAGATTGAGGTTCCGGGAAATCTGCTTGACATGCTACCTGTGAGTCGTTAAAATATATCAAATCCCAACGTTTTTCGCAATGTCTGTTAACAATACTGTAGTTTGGACAATTTGTTTTTGCTTCATGCGTCACTATCACAAGCTTGCTGAATATTAGGCGATTTACTTTTTTGAGCATTTGTCGCAGAAAATAGTCGTCTGGTAATTAAAGCGCGTAGATAGCGGACCATCAATCCGCGTGTCAACTTCTTAGGTCGATACCAATCAATACCCAATTGCTGACACACCCGCTCGACGGTTATTGGCTGGCTTGTGTTAGCAATGATGGTAAAGACCAATTGGGTCAGACAAACAGCGACAAAACTGAGTTGTACCCATCGACTGATGCTTTTTTTGGATTTGACCCGATATTGGTCAAACCCGAAGTGTTGTTTAACGTCGCGAAAAGCGGTCTCAATGGTCCATCTTTTCTGATAATATCGGACAATCTGAGCTACCTCCAGATTCAAGTCAGTGGTGTACACACAGAAGTATCGAAACGACTTCGCTTTTTTGGGTCGGGTTCGTATCACCACTAGACGCACCGGCTGTGGACACATTTTCGTAAGTGCTTCTACCGATGCGATGGCATACCGTTTGTTGTCAATGTCAATCGTTGCATACCGTAGATATGGCAGGTGTAAGCGTTTGCCATACTTCTTGGGGCGTCCCCGTTTGGGACACTTAGCCACATCAGCCAATCGATAGAAGACCGCATTGGACTTGGCACGACACAACAGATGATGCCCGGCTTTCAGCACACAGGCAAACACTTTGCGCCGATTGAACCCCCGGTCAAAGATAATCAGTCCACGGGGAATGTGCGTGCATATCCGCTTCAGAACAGCGTTGCTGCTATCTCGCTTTGTCTTGGGACATATCAGGTTCACCCAAACGGGAAACAGTATCGTCTCCGTAACCGTGCTACAAAGCAACCCCAATGCGCCAAACTGATGTCCTGAGTGAAACTTCGATTGATTTCTGTTGCGCTTGTGGTAACGATGATTTCTAAAAAAGTGAAGTCCAAATTGCTTGTCTGATGTCTTTATCGCTTGGGTCTCATCGTAAACGTAGACCCAGTTGGCAAAGCACCCTTGCAGCAACTTAATCAGATGTTTAGCAACCACATCGGCGTCCCACTTGCCACGAGAGAGGAACTTCACCAAAGAGTGGTAGCCGCTTTGCGGTCGAACTGCTTGATAAATCTCAGTCACTGTCGCACTGCGGGGGGCAGTGATAAACCCTACAATAAATGTGATAAACAGGGTGAAACTTTGACTGTTGAATAACGGACGAAAATCGGTTAAAATACTCGCGAGGCAGAATATGAGGTGCATTAACTTCTCCTTTCAAAATTGTGATAGGTTTCTGAAAGGATAACCTCTTTTCTGCCTCTTGGCACTTAAAATTGTCTAAACTTTAGTAACAATAACTGAGTGAGAGGAGTTTCATTATATGCCGACATACGAATATAAATGCCTGGATTGTGGTATCCAATTTGATCGGTTTCAAAGTATCACCGAAGATCCCATCCAGGAGTGTCCCGAATGTTCAGGTCAGACCAAGCGGTTAATTGGTGCCGGTGCCGGGCTGATTTTTAAGGGTTCCGGCTTCTACATCACAGACTATCGCAGTGAGGGGTACAAGGAGAGCGCGAAAAAAGACAAAGACTCGTCAGCGAGCGGAGACGGGGATAGCAAAAGTGGCGATAGCAAAAGCGGGGACAGCAAGAGCAGCGATTCTAAACCTAGCAAGACGGAGAGCAGTAACACTTCCAAATCGACTTCAGATGCAAGCGCTTGAGAGATAATTAATAG
This window encodes:
- a CDS encoding transposase, which codes for MHLIFCLASILTDFRPLFNSQSFTLFITFIVGFITAPRSATVTEIYQAVRPQSGYHSLVKFLSRGKWDADVVAKHLIKLLQGCFANWVYVYDETQAIKTSDKQFGLHFFRNHRYHKRNRNQSKFHSGHQFGALGLLCSTVTETILFPVWVNLICPKTKRDSSNAVLKRICTHIPRGLIIFDRGFNRRKVFACVLKAGHHLLCRAKSNAVFYRLADVAKCPKRGRPKKYGKRLHLPYLRYATIDIDNKRYAIASVEALTKMCPQPVRLVVIRTRPKKAKSFRYFCVYTTDLNLEVAQIVRYYQKRWTIETAFRDVKQHFGFDQYRVKSKKSISRWVQLSFVAVCLTQLVFTIIANTSQPITVERVCQQLGIDWYRPKKLTRGLMVRYLRALITRRLFSATNAQKSKSPNIQQACDSDA
- a CDS encoding zinc ribbon domain-containing protein; its protein translation is MPTYEYKCLDCGIQFDRFQSITEDPIQECPECSGQTKRLIGAGAGLIFKGSGFYITDYRSEGYKESAKKDKDSSASGDGDSKSGDSKSGDSKSSDSKPSKTESSNTSKSTSDASA